A genomic window from Candidatus Obscuribacterales bacterium includes:
- a CDS encoding phosphodiester glycosidase family protein, translating into MHVITTDTTNTWKLAPFLTESTRPTSETAKSEKAVAAINGGYFNLKDGKSTSYVIVDGEVVGDPTKNEALVNNPKLQPHLDKIFNRSEFRILKDSRGETKFAITSHDAELAEGDQLVHSLQAGPQLLPTVTDEEEAFVRQDPDDGHTVDSIGSRRNAARTAIGIRPDGTVIFVAVAGQPQDSSSPGMTLRELANVMKQLGCVQALNFDGGTSTTMFVHPIGDSYGVTACGKKPETHVKSVLLLLRKD; encoded by the coding sequence GTGCACGTCATCACAACCGACACCACCAACACCTGGAAGCTCGCACCTTTCCTCACCGAATCTACCCGCCCAACTTCAGAAACCGCCAAGTCGGAAAAAGCCGTCGCTGCTATCAACGGCGGCTACTTCAACCTGAAAGACGGCAAGAGCACGAGTTACGTAATCGTAGACGGCGAAGTCGTCGGCGATCCCACCAAGAACGAAGCTCTCGTCAACAACCCCAAACTTCAACCCCATCTAGACAAGATCTTCAACCGCAGCGAATTCCGCATCCTCAAGGACTCGCGCGGCGAAACCAAATTCGCCATCACCTCCCACGATGCTGAACTCGCCGAAGGCGATCAACTAGTCCACTCACTACAAGCCGGACCACAGCTCCTGCCGACAGTGACAGACGAAGAAGAAGCCTTCGTGCGACAAGATCCTGACGACGGACACACAGTCGACTCCATCGGCTCCCGCCGCAACGCAGCTCGCACTGCTATCGGCATCCGCCCGGATGGAACCGTCATCTTCGTAGCAGTAGCTGGACAACCCCAAGACTCATCATCACCCGGCATGACTCTCCGCGAACTTGCCAACGTGATGAAACAACTTGGCTGCGTCCAAGCCCTCAACTTCGATGGTGGCACATCGACCACGATGTTCGTGCATCCCATCGGCGACTCCTACGGCGTAACAGCTTGCGGAAAAAAGCCGGAAACCCACGTTAAGTCGGTTCTTCTGCTCCTGCGGAAGGACTAA
- a CDS encoding nicotinamidase has product MFNKDQIAAIVVDVQNAFMPTGSLPVPDGDQIVPIINSILPLFGTVVFTKDWHPENHISFADNHRGAKPYVEVFACGVQQILWPKHAIIGTLDAELHSDLNTKTADLVILKGQDPELDSLSAFQDDIGRTQTELAGFLTDRRIKAVFVMGLALDVCVKYTALDSVKLLRIPTYVVTDATKPARPEKREATLKELEELGVKLVNSHQLRAFINVD; this is encoded by the coding sequence ATGTTTAACAAAGACCAAATCGCCGCCATTGTGGTGGATGTGCAAAACGCATTTATGCCGACAGGCAGCCTTCCTGTGCCTGACGGCGACCAAATTGTTCCGATAATCAATTCCATCTTGCCGCTTTTTGGGACGGTAGTTTTCACAAAAGACTGGCACCCGGAAAATCACATTAGCTTCGCCGACAATCATCGCGGCGCCAAGCCTTACGTGGAAGTCTTCGCCTGTGGCGTGCAACAGATACTCTGGCCAAAACACGCCATCATAGGCACCCTGGATGCGGAGTTGCATTCAGACTTAAACACAAAGACCGCCGACCTTGTTATTCTTAAGGGACAAGACCCTGAATTAGACAGCCTGTCCGCCTTCCAAGACGACATCGGCCGCACGCAAACGGAGTTAGCCGGCTTCTTAACTGACCGCCGAATAAAAGCAGTGTTCGTCATGGGTCTGGCTTTAGACGTCTGCGTCAAGTACACGGCGCTTGATTCCGTGAAGCTTCTGCGCATTCCGACCTACGTCGTGACAGATGCCACGAAACCAGCGAGACCGGAGAAGCGCGAGGCTACACTTAAGGAGCTTGAGGAGCTGGGAGTGAAACTTGTGAATTCGCATCAACTGCGGGCGTTCATCAACGTGGACTAG
- a CDS encoding creatininase family protein, whose product MTRKILKKLADTVATSSSPIKGVLLEQLTWQEAEVVLTPDTVVVIPLGAALKEHGPHLRLNNDYVMAEYLKNRIVSDTPAVFTATVGYHYYPAFIEYPGSVCLLEETARDCIVDICNSLARFGPKRFYVLNTGVSTMKPLALAAQILSLDGIALEYTDLGKILAPVVDKVGQQEGGTHADEIETSMMLFIDPTCVDMTKAVKDYDTSGKGRLTRIEGGQGTYSPTGVWGDATLATAKKGKKLVDALVTGIVKDIEKLRGHAIESRSRG is encoded by the coding sequence ATGACGCGCAAGATTCTTAAGAAACTAGCCGATACGGTTGCGACCAGTAGCAGCCCGATTAAAGGCGTCTTGTTGGAGCAACTTACCTGGCAGGAAGCCGAGGTTGTGCTGACGCCGGACACCGTTGTTGTGATTCCGCTGGGGGCGGCATTAAAAGAACATGGACCGCATCTGCGGCTAAACAACGACTATGTGATGGCGGAGTATTTGAAGAATCGCATTGTTTCGGATACGCCGGCTGTTTTTACGGCGACGGTTGGATATCACTATTACCCGGCGTTTATTGAATATCCAGGGTCGGTTTGTTTGTTGGAAGAAACCGCGCGGGATTGTATTGTTGATATTTGCAATAGTTTGGCTCGATTTGGACCGAAGCGTTTTTATGTTTTGAACACTGGTGTGTCGACGATGAAGCCATTGGCGTTGGCGGCGCAGATACTTTCGCTTGATGGTATTGCGTTGGAGTATACGGATCTTGGGAAGATTCTTGCACCTGTCGTGGATAAGGTGGGGCAGCAGGAAGGTGGAACGCATGCGGACGAGATTGAGACGTCGATGATGTTGTTTATTGATCCGACTTGCGTTGATATGACTAAAGCTGTGAAGGACTACGATACGTCGGGGAAGGGCCGCCTTACGCGCATTGAAGGTGGACAAGGGACGTATTCGCCGACGGGCGTCTGGGGTGACGCGACACTTGCGACGGCGAAGAAAGGGAAGAAGCTCGTTGACGCGCTGGTGACGGGGATAGTGAAAGACATCGAGAAACTCCGCGGACATGCTATAGAGAGTCGTAGCAGGGGGTAA